AGGCCCGAGATGACGCACGACGAGCGAAGCCGACCTCCGGTGCACGCCCTGCTCGCCGACGGGACGACGACCTGCATACGGGCCGTCCGACCCGACGATCACTCCCAGCTGCAAGGCCTCTACGACGAGATGTCGCCTCGGAACCTGCGGCTGCGGTTCTTCGCAGCCAGTGGCCGGTCCGCCGCACAGGCCGCGGACCGGGCCTGCGCCCCTGACCGCCCCGGGTACAGGGCGCTGCTCGCCGAGACCAAGGACCAGATCATCGGTCTTGCCGAGTACGAGAGGACGGACGAGCCCGAAACCGCCGAGATCTCACTCGCCGTGGCCGAGGGCCTGCACCACCGGGGGATCGGCACCCTGCTTCTGGAACACCTGGTCTCCGCGGCCCGTGCCGACGGCATCACCGCGTTCACCGCCGACGCGCTTGCCGAGAACCACGAGGTGCTGAAGGTCTTCGCCGACCTCGGTTTGCGCACAGCCCGCCGCTTCGAGGGCCCCGAACTGCGCTGCACCATCGAGCTGGACGAGGACGAAACCTACCTGACGGCGGTCGAGAAGCGAGGCAGCACCGCCGACGTGGCCAGCCTTCAACCGCTGCTGCGCCCAGGATCGATCGCCGTGATCGGCGCGGGCCGCAAGGCCGGTTCGGTCGGCCGGGCGATCCTGCACAACCTGCGCACCGGTGGCTTTCCCCGGAAGCTCTTCGCCGTCAACCCGAACGTCTCGTCGTTGATGAGCGTGCCCGCCTACCAGTCGGTCGGCGCTGCGCCCGAGGTCCCCGACCTGGCGGTACTGGCGGTACCCGCGTCGGCCCTGTCCGCCGCGGCGGAAGAGTGCGGCAAGGCGGGCGTGCGTGCCCTGGTGGTCGTCACGGCCGGCCTGGACGCCGCCCAGGCGGCTTCCCTGCTAGCCATATGCCGTACGTACGGCATGCGGCTGGTCGGCCCGAACTGCCTCGGCATCTCCAACACGGACAGGGCGGTGTCGCTGGACGCGACCTTCGCCGCCCGCCATCCACGTCCCGGCACGGCCGGTGTCGCGGTGCAGTCCGGGGGAGTGGGAATCGCTCTGCTGGACGGCCTGTCCCGCCTGGGCCTCGGCGTCTCCAGCTTCGTCTCGCTAGGCGACAAGTACGACGTGAGCGGCAACGACCTGCTTCAGTGGTGGGAAAGTGACGGCGTCACGGACCTGGCTCTGCTGCACCTGGAGTCCTTCGGGAACCCCCGGGCGTTCTCGCGGACGGCGCGCCGGGTGACCAGGCGCATACCCGTACTCACCGTCGACGCGGGCCGCACCGAAGCCGGTAGGCGAGCTGCTGCCTCGCACACCGCCGCCGCGGCCACGCGGACCATGACCCGGCAGGCCCTGTTCACCCAGGCGGGCATCACGGCCACCCGAACGATCGGTGAACTCCTCGAAGTCGCCGCTCTGTTGCACTCCCAGACCGTGCCTTCCGGAAAACGCGTCGTCATTGTCACCAACGCGGGTGGCGCGGGAGTTCTCGCAGCGGACGCGTGCGCCGAAGCGGGACTCACCCTGCCGTCGCTGTCGGCCGATCTCATCGACGACCTGCTCGCCGTCCTGCCCGAGGGTGCCTCGACCGCCAACCCCGTCGACGCCACCGCAGCCGTCAGCGAGGAACAACTCAGGGAGTGTGTGGACCGGCTCACGGTGTCCGGCGCCGTCGACGCCGTCCTGGTGGTGCTGGTCCCCACCGCGGTCGCCGCGGCGACTGGCGACGACCTCACCCGGGCTCTCACCGATGCCCCCGGCCGACGCACCGGAACGGTTGTGGTGGTCCGCCTCGACCAGGCACTGCCCGTGCAACTGCTGCCCACCACGACGGCCGGCTCCGTCCCGTCCTACGCCGATCCACAGGCCGCCGCCCGAGCCCTCGCTCACGCTGACCGTCGCGCCCAGTGGCTGGCCAGGCCGCCCGGCAGCGTCCCCGATCTCACCGGGATCGAGGCGGCGCAGGCCCACGCCGTGACCGACGCCTGGCTGTCCGGTCACCCCGAAGGCGGCTGGCTTGATCCGCGTACCTGCGCCGAACTCCTCGCCTGCTACGGCATACCCCAGCTTCCCTGGGCCTGGGCCGAGTCCGAGGACGAGGCCGTCATCGCCGCCGAGCGGTTGCGCGGTCCGGACGGCCGGGTCGTGCTGAAGGCGCACTGGCCCGGTCTGCTGCACAAGAGCGAGCAGGGTGCCATTCACCTCGATCTGGAGGGGGACGCCCAAGTGCGGGCCGCCTTCCGGGACTTCGAGACCAGGTTCGCCGGGCTGCTCTCCGGGGTGGTGGTGCAGCCGCTCGCCGAGCGTGGCACCGAACTGTTCGCGGGCGTCGCTCAGGACGAGGTGTTCGGCCCGCTGGTCCTGTTCGGTCTTGGCGGCAGTGCCACTGAGCTGCTGGCCGATCACTCGGCGCGGTTGGCGCCGCTCACTGATTTCGACGTCCATGACCTGATCACCTCGCCGCGCTGTGCCCCGTTGCTCTTCGGCCACGGAGGCGGCGGCCCCGTCGACCTCGAAGGCCTGGAGCAACTGCTGCACCGGCTGTCCCGGATGGCCTGCGACCTGCCGCAGCTTGCCGAGGCCGATTTCAACCCCGTCCTGGCACGGCCCGGCGGCGTCACGGCACTCGATGTGCGCGTACGTCTGCTGCCACGGACCGCCCATGACCCGTATCTGCGCCGACTGCGCTGAGGAGGAGACAGAGATGAAGCACAGCAAGATCGGTTCCGTGATGACCGGTGAGGTCGTCAGCGCCCGGTACGGCACGCCGTTCAAGGACGTGGCCAAACTGCTTGCCGAGCACCGCATCAGCGGGCTTCCCGTGATCGACACCGACGAGAAGGTCATCGGAGTGATCTCCGAGACGGACCTGCTCGTGCGCGAGGCCCAGGCCCCCGACCCGTTCCAGCGGCCGAGTCGCTTCCGACTGCCTCGGATGAGCCCCGCCGCGCGCAAGACCCAGGTCAAGGCCACCGCACGGACTGCAGGGCAGCTGATGTCGACGCCGCCCGTCTGCGTGCACGCGGACAACACCATCGTCGAGGGCGCCCGCCTCATGGCTGAGCACAAGGTGGAACGGCTGCCCGTCGTCGACGACGAGGACCGTCTGGTCGGGATCGTCACCAGGCGAGATCTGCTCCAGGTATTCCTGCGCCCCGACGACGGGATCCGCCTCGAGGTGATCGAACAGGTCCTGGTGCGCACCCTGTGGCTGGCACCCCAGACCATCAAGATCGATGTGCAGAACGGCGTAGTGACCCTCGAAGGACAACTTGAGCGTCGTAGTGAGGTACCCATCGCGCTGCACATGACGCGTGAGATCGACGGAGTCGTCGCGGTCGTGGACAAGCTCACGTATCGCTTGGACGACTCGCATCTCCAGCCGACCGATCAAGCCCTGAAGGGCGTGGCCGACGACTGGCTGCGCAAACTCTGAGAGGGGACGGATCGCCATGACCGTCAAGGTGCTCGTCGCCTATGCGACGAAGAACTGGTCAACGGCCGAGATCGCCCGCACCATCACGGAGGTTCTGCGGAAGGAGGGCCTCGAAGCCGACATGAGGCTCGTGCGCGACGTCCACGAACTCCAGGCGTACGACGCCGTGATCCTCGGCAGTCCGCTCTACGAGGGACGATGGCACAAGGACGCCCGTCAGTTCGTCAAGCGCAAGAGGGAGGCGCTTGCCAAACGGCCGGTATGGCTGTTCAGCAGCGGTCCTCTCGATCCTTCGGCGAGTGAGGGAAACATCCCGCCGGTGGCGTCCGTGCGCCGTACGCTCATCCGGATCCACGCCAAGGAGCACGTCACCTTTGGGGGATGTCTCACAGAGGACGCGCAGAGCTGGGCAGCCCGGACCGTGGTCAAGGCCGGCAAGGGTGGGGACTTCCGCGACTTCAAGCAGATCTCCGCCTGGGCGCAGCGCATCGGCGCCACGTTGCGCGGCGAGGTCGTCGTGCAGCGGGAGGGGAGCTGACGTCATGAGCGCCCCGGCGCAGCCTCACTTCCAGACCGTGGGGTGGCGATGGCGGAGGAGCCCGCTGCGACGCCGCAGCGACGTCGTGGAGGCTTGGACCGTACTCCTGCTGGGGGCCGTGACGCTGTTCGTCGCGCCCCTGGCCGGGGCGTTCGCCGGCGCATCCACCTACGACACGTTGCACGCGGAGGCCGAACGGCAGCGGACAGACGGCCACGTCGTACGGGCCACCCTGACCGAGGACGCACCGGCAGCCAACAGCGTCGACTCGTGGACCCTCCACCCGGTCAAGGTGCGCTGGAACGATCGCGGCGGCACGGCACACACCGCCACCGCCAGGGTCGAGGCAGGCGCCACCTCGGGCAGCCGGGCCGACGTCTGGCTCGACGCCCGTGGCAGGGGCATCGCCGCCCCGATGACCGAAGACGTTCAGTGGGGTACCGCGATCGCCGTGGGCGGTGCGGCGAGCGTCCTGGTCTGGGTGTTCACCGGAGGTGCATGGATCACCGTTCACGCGGCGGTCAATCGCCGGCGGATGGTCGAGTGGGAGCGGGCGTGGACGCGGACGGAACCGCAGTGGACCGGTAGCCGACCCTGAACCGGGCCCGCCCGGGACCGAATAGGGCCGCTCGGCCCCTGCCTCGCATGCGGATCCTCTCCGAGCCTAGTGAGTAGAGCGCCACCGCCGACGCGTGGAAGGACGGACATGACGACCATCGGAGCCACGGCAGTCCTCGACAGGAATGGCCTCAACGGCCTCGTGGCCGAGCTGATGGCAGGCGGCCGCACTGTCGTCGGTCCCACCGTCCGCGATGGTGCGATCGTCCTCGCCGTACTCGACTCGGCCGAGCAACTCCCGTACGGCTGGGGCGTGGAGCTGGAAGCCGGACGCTACCGGCTGCGGCGCCGCGAGGACGAGGCCGCCTTCGCCCACTCCGCGGGCCCGCAGTCCTGGAAGAACTTTCTCCACCCGCAGCGCGAGAAGCTCTGGAGCGCGGACCGCGCACCCGATGGAACAGTGGCCATCAGCACCGAGACGGCCGAGCGCCCCTCGTACGCCTTCCTGGGGGTCCGCCCCTGCGACCTGCGGGCCATCGCGATCCAGGACCGGGTGTTGACGGGTGGTCACTTCAAGGACAGCGGCTATGAGGAACGCCGGAGGGGGGCGTTCCTCATAGCCGCCGAGTGCACCGAGCCGGGCGCCACCTGCTTCTGTGTATCCATGGGCGGTGGCCCCGGCGCCGATGCCGGTTTCGATCTCGCGCTCACCGAGGTCATCGACGACACGGGGCACCGCTTCTTCGTACGGGTGGGCAGCGAGGCGGGCGCGGAACTGCTCGCCAGGGTCCCGCACCGCGAAGGCGACGCCAGCACGCGGGATGCGGCCGTCTCTGCGGTCTCTGAGGCCGTCGACAAGATGGGCCGGGCCATGCCGCCGGTGAGCCTGCAGCAGCTGATGGGTTCGAGTCTGGAGGCCGAGCGCTGGGACGACGTGGCCTCGCGCTGCCTGACTTGCGGCAACTGCACCATGGTCTGCCCCACCTGCTTCTGCACCACCACCGAGGAGGTCACCGACCTCACCG
Above is a window of Streptomyces sp. NBC_01381 DNA encoding:
- a CDS encoding flavodoxin domain-containing protein, translated to MTVKVLVAYATKNWSTAEIARTITEVLRKEGLEADMRLVRDVHELQAYDAVILGSPLYEGRWHKDARQFVKRKREALAKRPVWLFSSGPLDPSASEGNIPPVASVRRTLIRIHAKEHVTFGGCLTEDAQSWAARTVVKAGKGGDFRDFKQISAWAQRIGATLRGEVVVQREGS
- a CDS encoding CBS domain-containing protein, with product MKHSKIGSVMTGEVVSARYGTPFKDVAKLLAEHRISGLPVIDTDEKVIGVISETDLLVREAQAPDPFQRPSRFRLPRMSPAARKTQVKATARTAGQLMSTPPVCVHADNTIVEGARLMAEHKVERLPVVDDEDRLVGIVTRRDLLQVFLRPDDGIRLEVIEQVLVRTLWLAPQTIKIDVQNGVVTLEGQLERRSEVPIALHMTREIDGVVAVVDKLTYRLDDSHLQPTDQALKGVADDWLRKL
- a CDS encoding 4Fe-4S dicluster domain-containing protein produces the protein MTTIGATAVLDRNGLNGLVAELMAGGRTVVGPTVRDGAIVLAVLDSAEQLPYGWGVELEAGRYRLRRREDEAAFAHSAGPQSWKNFLHPQREKLWSADRAPDGTVAISTETAERPSYAFLGVRPCDLRAIAIQDRVLTGGHFKDSGYEERRRGAFLIAAECTEPGATCFCVSMGGGPGADAGFDLALTEVIDDTGHRFFVRVGSEAGAELLARVPHREGDASTRDAAVSAVSEAVDKMGRAMPPVSLQQLMGSSLEAERWDDVASRCLTCGNCTMVCPTCFCTTTEEVTDLTGDHAERWQRWDSCFDLDFSYVHGGAVRASGRSRYRQWLTHKLGTWHDQFDSSGCVGCGRCIVWCPVGIDITEEAAALHEEAEARKKETDR
- a CDS encoding bifunctional GNAT family N-acetyltransferase/acetate--CoA ligase family protein; this translates as MTHDERSRPPVHALLADGTTTCIRAVRPDDHSQLQGLYDEMSPRNLRLRFFAASGRSAAQAADRACAPDRPGYRALLAETKDQIIGLAEYERTDEPETAEISLAVAEGLHHRGIGTLLLEHLVSAARADGITAFTADALAENHEVLKVFADLGLRTARRFEGPELRCTIELDEDETYLTAVEKRGSTADVASLQPLLRPGSIAVIGAGRKAGSVGRAILHNLRTGGFPRKLFAVNPNVSSLMSVPAYQSVGAAPEVPDLAVLAVPASALSAAAEECGKAGVRALVVVTAGLDAAQAASLLAICRTYGMRLVGPNCLGISNTDRAVSLDATFAARHPRPGTAGVAVQSGGVGIALLDGLSRLGLGVSSFVSLGDKYDVSGNDLLQWWESDGVTDLALLHLESFGNPRAFSRTARRVTRRIPVLTVDAGRTEAGRRAAASHTAAAATRTMTRQALFTQAGITATRTIGELLEVAALLHSQTVPSGKRVVIVTNAGGAGVLAADACAEAGLTLPSLSADLIDDLLAVLPEGASTANPVDATAAVSEEQLRECVDRLTVSGAVDAVLVVLVPTAVAAATGDDLTRALTDAPGRRTGTVVVVRLDQALPVQLLPTTTAGSVPSYADPQAAARALAHADRRAQWLARPPGSVPDLTGIEAAQAHAVTDAWLSGHPEGGWLDPRTCAELLACYGIPQLPWAWAESEDEAVIAAERLRGPDGRVVLKAHWPGLLHKSEQGAIHLDLEGDAQVRAAFRDFETRFAGLLSGVVVQPLAERGTELFAGVAQDEVFGPLVLFGLGGSATELLADHSARLAPLTDFDVHDLITSPRCAPLLFGHGGGGPVDLEGLEQLLHRLSRMACDLPQLAEADFNPVLARPGGVTALDVRVRLLPRTAHDPYLRRLR